GCCTCGGCGAACGCCTCGAAGACAGCCCGCGCCGTGGCGGGCGGGGCGGGGGCGTCCGGGCCGGTGCCGAAGGTGGCGGTGCCGAGGGCGAGTTCGGACACGCGTAGCCCTGTGCCGCGCCCGAAGGTGGTGTGAAGCATGACGGTGTCTCCGGGGTGAGGTGCCAGATGGGGATGAGAACGCATCGGATGCCCGACACAAACCGGAATCCGATTCCTCCACCTTAGCGGAACCGGATTCCGGTAAGGTGATGGCTCAGGGAAGAGCAACACGAGGAGGATTCGCGGTGGTGGACGACGACCGCGCCACGCCGCCGGCCGACCGGCCCCTGCGCGCCCATGCCCGGCGCAACCGGGACGCGCTCCTCGGCGCCGCGCGTGAGGCCTTCGCCGCCGGGGAGGCGGACATCCGGGTGGAGGAGATCGCCCGCCGTGCGGGGGTCGGTGTCGGGACCTTCTACCGGCACTTCCCCACCCGTGAGGCCGTCGTCGAGGCGGTCTACGACGAGCGGGTGCGGGACATGTGCGCCCACGTGCAGACCCGGCTGGCGACCGACCCGCCCCACGATGCCCTGCGCGCGTTCCTGGAACAGCTGATCCAGCACGCCGTGGACAGCCGCAGCATGGCCGCCGCGCTCAAGACGCTGATGGACCTCGGCTCTCCGGTGTTCAACCGCGGCCGCGAGACCATGGTCGACACGATCGGGCAACTGATGGCCGCCGGGGTTGCCGCCGGGACGATCCGCGCCGACATCACCGCGGACACCGTATTCCGCGCCATGGGCGGCATCTGCGCCTCACACGGTCAGCCCGGCTGGGAGGACGCCGCCCGGGACGTAGTACACCTGCTCTACGACGGTCTGCGGCACACCGCCCCGCGATCCTGAGTCCGGCCGCCCGCTGCGCCGACGTCGACGCCGACTCTCGGAGGGAAGCGTTCGCGGGGGCGGCACGCCTTCGGGGAGAGGCATCACGCCAGCAGAACTCGACCGAACGTCCTCTCTTGCCCATATGCCGTCGGGAACGACAACACGTCGGCCGACAGCCCCAAGCCGACCCGTTGTCTTTGTGCACGGGGCGTTCGCGGACTCCTCCGGGTGGTACGGGGCGATGGACAAGCTGCGCAAGGACGGCTATCCGGTCCGTGCCGCGAACAACCCGCTGCGTGGCCTTCCCAGCGACTCCGCCTACGTCCGCGACTTCCTCAACAGCATCAAGGGACCGATCATCCTGGCCGGTCACTCGTACGGTGGGGCAGTCATCACCCAGGCGGCCGCGGGTGACCCGGACGTCAAGGCCCTCGTCTACGTGGCGGCCTCGGTGCCGGACGTCGGCGAGTCCTTGGCCGACCTGAAGGCCCACCAGGTCGACAGCCCCGCGCCGTCCCTCCCGTTGCAGCCGGCGGAGTTCACAAAGCCGGACGGAACCCGAGGCACCGACGCGTACATCGATCGGGCCAAGTTCCGCGAGACGTTCGCCGCGGACGTCAATGCGACTGTGGCAGCCGACATGGCGGACACGCAGAAGCCGATCGACATAGCGGCCCTCAACCAGAAGGCCACGGCGGCCGCGTGGAAGACAATTCCCTCGTGGTTCCTGATCGCCAAGCAGGACCACGCGAACAGTACGAACCTCCAGCGCTGGGAGGCCGAGCGTATCGGAGCGCACACCGTCGAGATCAACTCCTCGCACGCCGCCATGGTCAGCCACCCCAAGGCGGTCGCGGACCTGATTGAGCAGGCGGACCGTGGTACGAGGTGACACATCCTCCGTTATGGCCGGGGAAGGCGGGCGTCCCCGGCCATGGCGGCCCGTGATTGAGGCTGTTCCCACCTTGCCGAGCAGGGCACCCCACCGCGGATGCTGACGCTCATACTGACGGCGAAGTCCCGGCACAGGAAGCCGGAGAACGTCCGCCGCTGAAACCGTTGCCGCCCGGGAGGGGAAGAGTGTCAGCCTTGGCGGCTGGGGAGCATGGCCAGGGCCTGGGAACGCTGTGAGACGAGGTCGTCGTAGGTGCCGTCGCGCTCGGCCCAGCGGTGCATGAGGACGCCCTTCACGAGGATCTCGTGGGGGGTGGGGTCCTGTGCGAGCAGGTGCATGACCTCGGTGGCGAAGTCGTCGAGCGGCAGCGCGTGCGGGTTCACCTTTTCCTGTCCTGCAGTGGCGACAGCCGGAGGGACGAGCTCCACGACGCCGACGCCGGTGCCGTCGAGCTGCGCGCGTAGTGCCTCGGAATAGGCATGCACCGCGGCCTTCGAGGCGGCGTAACTGGGCATGGGCGGGAACGGCAGGAAGGCGATGCCGGAGGTGACGGTGATCAAGGTGCCGCTCCCCCGCCGGATCAGGTGCGGGGTGAAGGCATCGATGACCCGGATGGTGCCGAGCAGGTTGGTGTCGATCGTCGTTGCCGCCGCCTCGAAGTGCGCGGGGTCGCGCAGGTCCTCCAGGAGCATGACGCCCGACATCGTCACCACGGTGTCCAGCTCGGGGTACCGGGCTAGCGCGGCGTCACGGGCGGATGCGACGGAAGCACCGTTGGTGACGTCGATGCTGATCGTGCCGAAGCCTTCTTCGGCGAGTTCCGAAAGTGCCTCCGGGTTGCGGCCGCCCACGACCACGGTGCTGCCCGCCGCGGCGAACCGGCGGGCCAGCTCTCGCCCGATACCCGAGGTTCCGCCGAGGATGAGAACGGTGCGGTTGGAGAGATCCACGAGGTTTTCCCGTCAGTCCAGGGCGCTGCCGGCATGCAGGCCGGCGGCGCAGACAGTGATGTGCTCTGTCTCTTTCGAGACAGTGCTATCGCAGTCTTGACGGCATCCTCCGGGCGTGGCAGTACCCCCGTCTTCCCTGGTCCTGCCAGGGCCCCCTTTGAAAGTCGCGCACCGTAATACGGTGTCGGTATGAAGGATGAGGAATCCGGCAACCCGCTCGGCAGCTACCTTCGTGCCCGGCGTGAACTGGTTTCCCCGGCACAGGCGGGGCTCCCGCCGGGGGGCAACCGCCGCGTGCCCGGCCTGCGCCGTGAGGAAGTCGCCCTCCTCGCCGGAATCAGTCCCGACTACTACCTTCGACTGGAACGGGGACGTGACAAGAACCCCTCAGCGCAGGTCCTCGAGTCACTCGCGCGGGTCCTGCAACTCGACGACGTCGAGCAGACGTATCTGCTCGGCCTCGCGGCTGCACGCCCCAGGGCGCCGCGGCGCAAGCGGCCCGAGCGCGTACCAGCGCGGGTGCATGAGCTGCTCGCCCACCTTCAGATCCCCGCGTTCGTCGAAGGGCGGGCGTTCGATGTACTGGCCTCCAACCCCATGGCGGTGGCACTCTCCCCCCGCCTGCGGCCCGGCCAGAACCGGCTGCGTTCTCTCCTCCTTGATCCTGAGGAACAAGCCTTCCAGCAGGACTGGACGAAGGCCACCGCCGATTTCATCGCCGCCCTTCGCACCACCATCGGGGACGACACCGACAACCCCCGGTTCATCGAACTCGTCGGAGAACTCGCACTGTCCAGTCAGCGGTTCCGTACTCTGTGGGCCCGCCACGACGTGCGCAGTCTCGACGGAGGCACGACCACCGTCAACCACCCTGTGGTCGGTGAACTACGCCTCCACCGCGACAAACTCGCCATCGACGACGTCATCCTCGTCGTCTACTACCCCGACAAGGACAGCGACAGCGACGAGAAACTGCGACTCCTCGCCGCACTCTCACACAGCGGGTCCGCGGACACAGCACACGACCGACCGGCGGGCGCCCCGCACCCAAAGACACCCTGACGAGCACGCACCGCCCCGGACCCGGGTCATTCCTCATCGGTGCCGAGCGTCCGCATGAACTGCTCGCGGCCTGATCGACACGACCACGTGTTGCAGCGGCCCCCGAACCCGCCGTGGTAGCGGGCCCTACGCCGTGGCGGGACGGCAGACGAGCTCAGAGCTGGGTTTCGCCACCGTCCACGGCGAGTTCGATGCCGGTGGTGTACGTGGCATCGAAGGCGAGGAATGCGGCCGCCTTGGCGAACTCTTCGACGGTGCCGTAGCGCTTCATGGGGTTGCTCGCGGTCCGCTCCACCCTGAACCGGTCGGCGGCCTCTCTGGTGAGGTTCATCGTTTCCAGAATCCCCGAGTCGATGGGGCCCGGGCTGATCGCATTGACACGGATCCCCCGCGGAAGCAGCTCGCGGGAGAAGGTGCGGGCCATCGAGCGCAGCGCCGCCTTGCCGGCCGCGTAGACGCTGGTGTCCGCCATGCCGATGACGTTCGCGATGGAGGTGGTGAGGACGATGCCGGCGTTCGCGCTCAGCAGCGGGGCGAGCTCTTGCACAGTGAAGAAGGCGCCCTTGACGTTGATCGCGAACAGCTCGTCGTACACGTCCTCGGTCGTCGACCCGAGGGGCGTGAGGGGTGAGATGCCGGCGTTGACGAACAAGGCCTCGATCGAGCCGAGCTCGCTCTTTATACGGCCAGCGAGCACATCCAGGTCGGGCAGCGATGCCGCATCCGCCCGGACGGCCACGGCATTCTCGCCCAGCCGCTCGCGTGCCGCGTCAAGCTTGGCCTCAGAACGACCCGTGATCACCACGCGGGCCCCGCCTTGCACCAGCAGCTCCGCCAGCGCGAGCCCCATGCCGCTGCTGCCACCCGTGATCACCACGTTCTTGTCGCTGTACGTACCCATACCGGAGTTGCTCCGTTCCCTCATCACATGCATGTCGGTTTCTCTGGACGCGCCGTTCGGGACGCGCATCAGCCGAGGGTTTCGACCTTCATGTCTCCTGTGGTGACTGTGCGGATGTGATCGCTGGCGAGCAGGCCGTGCGGATTGCCGAGGTCGATGGCGCTGACCTCATGGAGGCGGGCCAGCTGAGAAGGAGTCAGGTCGACCTGCAGGGCACCCAGGTTGTCCTCCAGCTGCGCGAGGGTGCGGGCGCCGATGATGGGTGCTGTCACTCCGGGGGCGTTCAGGACCCAGGCCAGTGCGACCTGGGCGGGCGTGCGGCCCAGCTCGGAGGCGACCTCCTTCACCGCATCGGCAATGGCAAGGTTGCGGTCGGTGACCCATCCCAGGGCGACGTTGAGGCTCTTGCGGTTGCCGGCGGTTTCGCCGACAACGGAGCCCGCCGCGTTCTGGTCCTCTCGGCTGTACTTGCCGGTGAGCACCCCGCCGCCCAACGGAGAGAAGGGGACCACGCCGAGTCCCATCTCGCGTGCCATCGGGATCAGGTCACGCTCCGCGGTGCGCTCGATCAGGCTGTACTCGGTTTCCAGTGCGACCAGTGGCGACCAGCCGCGCAGGTCGGCGATCGCCTGCATGCGCGACACCTGCCAGGCCGGGGCGCTGGAGATCGCCACGTACAGCACCTTGCCCTGCCTCACCAGGTCGTCCAGGCCCCGCAGGATCTCCTCCACCGGCGTCCTGAAGTCCCACACGTTCACGTAGAGCAGATCGATGTAGTCGGTGTTCAGCTGCCGCAGACTGGCTTCCACCGACGCCAGCATGCTCTTGCGGTGGGTTCCCC
This sequence is a window from Streptomyces ortus. Protein-coding genes within it:
- a CDS encoding TetR/AcrR family transcriptional regulator; protein product: MVDDDRATPPADRPLRAHARRNRDALLGAAREAFAAGEADIRVEEIARRAGVGVGTFYRHFPTREAVVEAVYDERVRDMCAHVQTRLATDPPHDALRAFLEQLIQHAVDSRSMAAALKTLMDLGSPVFNRGRETMVDTIGQLMAAGVAAGTIRADITADTVFRAMGGICASHGQPGWEDAARDVVHLLYDGLRHTAPRS
- a CDS encoding alpha/beta hydrolase; its protein translation is MPSGTTTRRPTAPSRPVVFVHGAFADSSGWYGAMDKLRKDGYPVRAANNPLRGLPSDSAYVRDFLNSIKGPIILAGHSYGGAVITQAAAGDPDVKALVYVAASVPDVGESLADLKAHQVDSPAPSLPLQPAEFTKPDGTRGTDAYIDRAKFRETFAADVNATVAADMADTQKPIDIAALNQKATAAAWKTIPSWFLIAKQDHANSTNLQRWEAERIGAHTVEINSSHAAMVSHPKAVADLIEQADRGTR
- a CDS encoding SDR family oxidoreductase, which produces MDLSNRTVLILGGTSGIGRELARRFAAAGSTVVVGGRNPEALSELAEEGFGTISIDVTNGASVASARDAALARYPELDTVVTMSGVMLLEDLRDPAHFEAAATTIDTNLLGTIRVIDAFTPHLIRRGSGTLITVTSGIAFLPFPPMPSYAASKAAVHAYSEALRAQLDGTGVGVVELVPPAVATAGQEKVNPHALPLDDFATEVMHLLAQDPTPHEILVKGVLMHRWAERDGTYDDLVSQRSQALAMLPSRQG
- a CDS encoding helix-turn-helix domain-containing protein, with protein sequence MKDEESGNPLGSYLRARRELVSPAQAGLPPGGNRRVPGLRREEVALLAGISPDYYLRLERGRDKNPSAQVLESLARVLQLDDVEQTYLLGLAAARPRAPRRKRPERVPARVHELLAHLQIPAFVEGRAFDVLASNPMAVALSPRLRPGQNRLRSLLLDPEEQAFQQDWTKATADFIAALRTTIGDDTDNPRFIELVGELALSSQRFRTLWARHDVRSLDGGTTTVNHPVVGELRLHRDKLAIDDVILVVYYPDKDSDSDEKLRLLAALSHSGSADTAHDRPAGAPHPKTP
- a CDS encoding SDR family oxidoreductase, with amino-acid sequence MGTYSDKNVVITGGSSGMGLALAELLVQGGARVVITGRSEAKLDAARERLGENAVAVRADAASLPDLDVLAGRIKSELGSIEALFVNAGISPLTPLGSTTEDVYDELFAINVKGAFFTVQELAPLLSANAGIVLTTSIANVIGMADTSVYAAGKAALRSMARTFSRELLPRGIRVNAISPGPIDSGILETMNLTREAADRFRVERTASNPMKRYGTVEEFAKAAAFLAFDATYTTGIELAVDGGETQL
- a CDS encoding aldo/keto reductase, with protein sequence MALTLDTYRLLGRSGLRVSPLALGTATFGTEWGWGAERDEARKLFDRYTELGGNFFDTASTYTNGSSERLLGEFARTNRDKMVLATKYSTLRQPGDPNSGGTHRKSMLASVEASLRQLNTDYIDLLYVNVWDFRTPVEEILRGLDDLVRQGKVLYVAISSAPAWQVSRMQAIADLRGWSPLVALETEYSLIERTAERDLIPMAREMGLGVVPFSPLGGGVLTGKYSREDQNAAGSVVGETAGNRKSLNVALGWVTDRNLAIADAVKEVASELGRTPAQVALAWVLNAPGVTAPIIGARTLAQLEDNLGALQVDLTPSQLARLHEVSAIDLGNPHGLLASDHIRTVTTGDMKVETLG